A single genomic interval of Lewinellaceae bacterium harbors:
- a CDS encoding ion transporter codes for MLEKLFFSERNIMVAILLNAIILFALYFPACRDDPALEAIDHLFLLFFLLEAIVKIYVLGPRGYFKSAWNRFDFIIVMASLPSVLVAFVDIPDTSLLIILRLFRLIRLIRFFRFVPHLNKIIDGLGRALQASLFVLLALIFLNILLAIFTCHFYARIAPEYFGDPLISSYSIFQMFTIEGWNEIPAVIAERVQENGSGSNYLSTTFLIGITRFYFVFVVLIGGIFGMSLANAVFVDEMTMDNNQTLEAKIDKLQEEIAELKQLLEKRG; via the coding sequence ATGTTGGAAAAACTCTTTTTTTCGGAACGCAACATCATGGTGGCCATTCTGCTCAATGCCATCATCCTCTTTGCCCTGTATTTCCCGGCTTGCCGGGACGACCCGGCATTGGAAGCCATAGACCATCTGTTCCTGCTGTTTTTTCTGCTGGAGGCGATCGTGAAGATATATGTCCTGGGCCCGAGAGGGTATTTTAAAAGTGCCTGGAACCGCTTCGACTTCATCATCGTCATGGCCAGCCTGCCATCGGTACTGGTCGCCTTTGTCGACATCCCGGACACCTCTCTGCTCATCATCCTGCGCTTGTTCCGCCTGATCCGCCTGATCCGGTTCTTTCGCTTTGTCCCCCACCTCAACAAGATCATCGACGGCCTGGGCCGTGCCCTGCAGGCCTCTCTTTTTGTGTTGCTGGCGTTGATTTTTCTCAACATCCTGCTGGCCATCTTTACCTGCCATTTTTACGCCAGGATAGCCCCCGAATATTTTGGCGACCCCCTGATATCGTCCTATTCCATTTTTCAGATGTTCACTATAGAAGGCTGGAATGAGATTCCGGCGGTCATTGCCGAACGCGTTCAGGAAAATGGCTCCGGAAGCAATTATTTAAGCACAACCTTCCTTATTGGCATAACCCGGTTTTATTTTGTATTTGTGGTGCTCATCGGCGGCATTTTCGGCATGTCTCTGGCCAACGCGGTTTTCGTCGATGAAATGACCATGGACAACAACCAAACCCTGGAAGCCAAGATCGATAAGTTGCAGGAAGAGATCGCCGAGCTGAAACAATTGCTGGAGAAAAGAGGTTAA
- a CDS encoding DUF1028 domain-containing protein produces the protein MKKWAPLFIVFCSVLFLQAQDTFSIVAVDPETGEVGSAGASCVQGAGAIGGVILLNGIIPGRGGVNAQAFICVNPHINLDNAMARMGEGFSPQEIIDWLIENDECFSQNFDPSYRQYGIADFDPDGNPRTAAHTGSNADNWKGHITGANYSIQGNILRGPEVIDSMEARFLATQGSLAKKLMAAMQGANIVGADSRCTAAGTSSTSAFLRVFRPDDEPDAPYLELNVAETPTGVEPIDSLQSLFDEWVMTGTGHQQAGNRWFQVYPNPSRGRARLFTRDPQRAAGSIVRIYALQGQLLQEEPFEGQSMEILLPAKGILLLQVSARTGQVLHTQSVVYTE, from the coding sequence ATGAAGAAATGGGCACCTCTTTTTATCGTGTTTTGCAGCGTTCTTTTTTTACAGGCGCAAGACACCTTTTCCATCGTCGCCGTCGATCCGGAGACGGGAGAAGTCGGCAGCGCCGGCGCCTCCTGCGTGCAGGGCGCCGGGGCAATTGGAGGGGTTATTCTTTTGAATGGCATCATCCCGGGCAGGGGGGGAGTAAATGCCCAGGCTTTTATTTGCGTCAACCCCCACATCAACCTGGATAATGCCATGGCCCGCATGGGGGAGGGTTTTTCACCGCAGGAGATCATCGATTGGCTGATAGAAAATGACGAGTGCTTTTCCCAGAATTTCGATCCGTCCTACCGCCAGTATGGCATTGCCGATTTCGATCCGGATGGCAACCCGCGAACGGCCGCCCATACCGGCAGCAATGCCGACAACTGGAAAGGCCACATCACCGGGGCCAACTATTCCATTCAAGGCAACATCCTCCGGGGGCCGGAGGTAATCGACTCCATGGAGGCCCGCTTTCTGGCAACCCAAGGCTCATTGGCAAAAAAACTGATGGCGGCCATGCAGGGCGCCAACATCGTAGGCGCTGATTCCCGCTGCACTGCCGCCGGCACTTCTTCCACCTCTGCCTTTCTTCGGGTTTTCCGGCCGGATGACGAACCGGACGCGCCTTATCTGGAACTGAATGTGGCGGAAACGCCCACGGGCGTAGAGCCCATCGATTCCCTGCAGTCCCTTTTCGATGAATGGGTGATGACCGGAACAGGACACCAGCAAGCCGGCAACCGCTGGTTTCAAGTCTATCCCAACCCCAGCCGCGGGCGGGCCAGGCTGTTTACCCGCGATCCGCAACGGGCAGCCGGAAGCATCGTGCGCATTTATGCCCTGCAGGGGCAGTTGTTACAGGAAGAACCCTTTGAGGGGCAAAGCATGGAAATCCTTTTGCCGGCAAAAGGCATATTGCTTTTGCAGGTGTCCGCCCGTACCGGGCAGGTTCTGCACACTCAAAGCGTTGTTTATACAGAATGA
- a CDS encoding 1-acyl-sn-glycerol-3-phosphate acyltransferase, which translates to MKEEPQRYEHVFPDIEDWPIYKLSEDRRNFVQEIDEFALDRFMRKPSPQLTDIISKTIYQERIRMKEEPWKVDPPNERQFWRRIQNKLVGQSLDRSEEEARKTNEEILRQIIHRYSEEIVGTFRISTFLFARRFLTLFFTRLLNTAASRNWQRILGSKHRLADRLLVKGKVEEVRSLMQKGTVIIVPTHFSNLDSILIGYALDAFVGLPSFSYGAGLNLYNTGYTAYFMNRLGAYRVDRRKKNPLYLETLKAMSNLSIQRGVNSLFFPGGTRSRSGSLETKLKLGLMSTILEAQRALYQKGKDTKIFIVPLILSYHFVLEGQFLIEQHLKQIGKERYIKSKDDFYSIRRQLRYAWQFFSESNDITLSFGQPMDVLGNAVDINGESYSRHGNPIRLEEYFMSNGKITEDLQRESEYTKMLGERIVERYHKDNIVLTSHLVAFAAFEILKNQNNRLDLYGILRLPADDFVFPMEAMRDVVSQLKARLIDMSQQGEIKLSEQILWDADQLIQDGISRMGTYHLAKPLRFRKDGRIVSESFKLLYFYHNRLENYGLQHAIKWKKYILEMA; encoded by the coding sequence ATGAAAGAAGAACCCCAACGATACGAACACGTTTTTCCCGATATCGAGGACTGGCCCATTTACAAATTGAGCGAGGACCGCCGCAATTTTGTCCAGGAGATCGATGAGTTTGCCCTGGACCGGTTTATGCGCAAGCCTTCCCCCCAATTGACGGACATCATCTCCAAAACCATTTACCAGGAGCGCATCCGGATGAAGGAGGAGCCCTGGAAAGTAGACCCGCCCAACGAGCGCCAGTTCTGGCGGCGAATACAGAACAAGCTGGTGGGGCAATCCCTGGACCGCAGCGAGGAGGAAGCGCGCAAGACCAATGAAGAAATCCTGAGGCAGATCATCCACCGCTACTCGGAGGAGATCGTGGGCACCTTTCGCATCAGCACCTTCCTCTTTGCCCGCCGCTTCCTGACGCTCTTTTTCACCCGCCTGCTCAACACGGCGGCAAGCCGGAACTGGCAGCGGATACTGGGCTCCAAACACCGCCTGGCCGACCGCCTGCTGGTCAAGGGCAAAGTGGAAGAAGTGCGAAGCCTCATGCAGAAGGGAACGGTGATCATCGTGCCCACTCATTTCAGCAACCTGGATTCCATCCTCATCGGCTACGCCCTCGACGCCTTCGTCGGCCTGCCTTCTTTTTCCTACGGGGCGGGGCTCAACCTTTACAATACCGGATACACAGCCTACTTCATGAACCGCCTGGGCGCTTACCGCGTCGACCGCCGCAAGAAGAACCCCCTCTACCTGGAAACCCTGAAGGCCATGTCGAACCTCTCCATACAGCGAGGGGTGAACAGCCTGTTCTTCCCGGGAGGAACCCGGTCGCGCTCCGGTTCTCTGGAAACCAAACTCAAGCTGGGGCTGATGAGCACCATCCTGGAGGCCCAGCGGGCGCTCTACCAAAAGGGAAAAGACACCAAGATATTTATCGTGCCCCTCATCCTCAGCTATCACTTTGTGCTGGAGGGGCAGTTTTTGATCGAACAGCACCTCAAGCAGATCGGGAAAGAACGCTATATCAAGTCGAAAGACGATTTCTACAGCATTCGCCGGCAACTGCGGTACGCCTGGCAGTTTTTCTCAGAGAGCAACGACATCACCCTTTCGTTCGGACAGCCCATGGACGTGCTCGGCAACGCCGTGGATATAAATGGAGAAAGCTACAGCCGGCATGGCAACCCAATCCGCCTGGAGGAGTATTTCATGTCGAACGGAAAGATAACCGAAGACCTTCAGCGGGAGTCGGAATATACCAAGATGCTGGGAGAGCGCATCGTCGAGCGGTATCACAAGGATAATATTGTGCTCACCAGCCACCTGGTGGCCTTCGCCGCTTTCGAAATTCTGAAAAACCAGAACAACCGGCTCGACCTCTACGGCATATTGCGCCTGCCCGCCGATGATTTTGTCTTTCCGATGGAAGCCATGCGGGATGTGGTGAGCCAGCTCAAGGCCCGGCTGATCGATATGAGCCAGCAGGGAGAAATAAAACTATCGGAACAAATCCTGTGGGATGCCGACCAGCTGATCCAGGACGGCATTTCCCGCATGGGGACTTACCACCTGGCCAAGCCGCTGCGCTTCCGGAAAGATGGCAGGATCGTCAGCGAAAGCTTCAAACTCCTGTATTTCTACCACAACCGGCTGGAAAATTACGGTTTGCAGCACGCGATCAAATGGAAGAAATACATTCTGGAAATGGCGTGA
- a CDS encoding type I restriction enzyme HsdR N-terminal domain-containing protein has translation MNGPINIEINLMQFKSLLKTRREEDKRYIYDPIRKKWLVLQPEELVRQLVIHYLLEEKQYNLNRLSLERGFKYNKRNKRFDLLAYDKKVNPFLLVECKAPQVPVTQDAFEQAAWYNMEWKVQYLLVTNGIESYCCRIDYDNRSYEYLEAVPDFA, from the coding sequence ATGAACGGCCCGATAAATATCGAAATAAATTTGATGCAGTTTAAAAGCCTGCTGAAAACCCGGCGAGAGGAGGACAAACGGTACATTTATGATCCTATCCGGAAAAAATGGCTGGTGCTTCAACCCGAAGAACTTGTCCGGCAACTGGTAATCCATTATCTTCTGGAGGAAAAGCAGTACAACCTCAACCGCCTCAGCCTGGAAAGAGGGTTTAAATACAATAAACGCAATAAGCGCTTCGACCTATTGGCTTACGACAAAAAAGTCAACCCTTTCTTGTTGGTGGAGTGCAAGGCCCCTCAGGTGCCGGTCACCCAGGATGCGTTCGAGCAGGCCGCCTGGTACAATATGGAATGGAAAGTGCAGTACCTGCTTGTCACCAATGGCATTGAGAGTTACTGTTGTAGAATAGATTACGATAACCGATCTTATGAGTACCTGGAGGCTGTGCCGGATTTTGCCTGA
- a CDS encoding Gfo/Idh/MocA family oxidoreductase, which yields MKHCCSLLAFLFVTALLLAVPEGASSRPLRVGIVGLVHTHVHWILGRELRGDIQLVGIVESNRELAQRYSRQHGFSMDIVFNSIDEMLEAVQPDAVTAFNTIYGHLEVVGQCAPKGIHVMVGKPLAVSLEHARRMAALAEEHSILLLTNYETSWYGSNHVAKAI from the coding sequence ATGAAGCACTGCTGTAGCCTATTGGCTTTTCTGTTTGTTACAGCTCTTTTGTTGGCAGTGCCGGAAGGTGCCTCCTCCCGGCCGCTCCGGGTCGGAATTGTAGGCCTGGTGCATACCCACGTACACTGGATACTGGGACGGGAGCTACGGGGAGACATCCAGCTAGTCGGCATTGTAGAATCCAACCGGGAACTGGCGCAACGCTACTCCCGGCAGCACGGCTTTAGCATGGATATCGTCTTCAATTCTATTGACGAGATGCTGGAAGCTGTTCAGCCGGATGCAGTTACTGCTTTCAATACCATATACGGGCACTTGGAAGTAGTGGGGCAATGCGCCCCGAAAGGCATCCATGTTATGGTAGGGAAGCCGCTGGCAGTCAGCCTGGAACACGCCCGGCGCATGGCTGCTTTGGCAGAAGAACACAGTATTCTGCTGCTGACCAACTACGAAACGAGCTGGTACGGTAGCAATCACGTGGCTAAGGCTATTTAG
- a CDS encoding RNA polymerase sigma factor has protein sequence MVYATSRMTEDELIDGCLANNRRAQKELYDRYSRAMYTVAYRITNDFDLANDVLQEAFLKIFRALGGFRRESTLGAWIKTIVLRTALSKVKRQPRFEPLDQHAVEETIDWGHEIDIDYLERAIQALPEGYRMVFVLVEIEGYAHKEVAELMGISVGTSKSQLFYAKKRLRQALEKYVDR, from the coding sequence ATGGTCTACGCTACAAGCAGGATGACGGAAGACGAACTGATAGACGGCTGCCTGGCCAACAACCGGCGGGCGCAAAAAGAGCTGTACGACCGCTACAGCCGGGCGATGTATACCGTGGCTTACCGCATCACCAACGACTTCGATCTGGCCAACGATGTGCTTCAGGAGGCTTTTCTCAAGATTTTCCGCGCCCTGGGCGGCTTCCGCCGGGAATCAACGCTGGGCGCCTGGATCAAAACCATCGTCCTGCGCACTGCCCTCAGCAAGGTGAAACGGCAGCCTCGTTTCGAGCCTCTGGACCAGCATGCTGTGGAAGAAACCATCGACTGGGGCCATGAAATAGACATCGACTATCTGGAACGCGCCATACAGGCATTGCCCGAGGGCTACCGCATGGTCTTTGTGCTCGTCGAGATCGAAGGTTATGCTCATAAAGAAGTGGCCGAACTGATGGGTATCTCCGTGGGAACTTCCAAATCGCAACTGTTTTACGCCAAGAAAAGATTGCGCCAGGCACTGGAAAAATATGTGGACCGATGA
- a CDS encoding NAD-dependent epimerase/dehydratase family protein: protein METGTILVTGANGQIGTVLTEELRRRYGASAVLSTDIRHAGNNNILFEELDVMNKDRLAALIRKYDVRQVYHLAAILSAKGEQNPKWAWEINMAGLFNILEVAREFNLRVFFPSSIAVFGGMTPRVNTPQYAVLQPETVYGISKVAGENWCQYFHQKYGVDVRSVRYPGIIGYQSLPGGGTTDYAVEIFHSAVKGETFQCFLEPDSRLPMMYMADAIRATLELMEAPGETVKIRSSYNLAGTNFTPAEVAREIQKHIPEFKITYQPDFRQQIAASWPESIDDGYAREDWGWAPEFGLAEIASDMLEHLREYYQATIS, encoded by the coding sequence ATGGAAACCGGAACCATTCTCGTAACCGGCGCCAATGGCCAAATTGGCACCGTGCTCACTGAAGAACTGCGGCGGCGCTACGGCGCTTCGGCGGTATTGTCAACCGATATCCGCCATGCCGGCAACAACAACATCCTCTTCGAAGAGCTGGATGTGATGAATAAAGACAGGCTGGCGGCTTTGATCAGGAAATACGACGTACGCCAGGTCTACCATCTGGCAGCCATCCTGTCGGCCAAGGGAGAGCAAAACCCCAAATGGGCCTGGGAGATCAACATGGCTGGCCTGTTCAATATCCTGGAAGTGGCGCGGGAATTCAACCTTCGGGTCTTTTTCCCCAGCTCTATTGCCGTATTTGGGGGCATGACGCCACGGGTCAATACCCCGCAGTACGCCGTGCTTCAACCGGAAACCGTCTATGGCATCAGCAAGGTGGCGGGAGAGAACTGGTGCCAGTATTTCCATCAGAAGTATGGAGTGGATGTCCGTTCGGTCCGGTATCCCGGCATCATTGGCTACCAGTCCCTTCCAGGTGGCGGAACGACTGATTACGCCGTGGAGATTTTCCACAGCGCCGTCAAAGGAGAAACCTTCCAATGCTTTCTGGAACCGGATTCCCGCCTGCCGATGATGTACATGGCGGACGCCATACGGGCTACCCTTGAGTTGATGGAAGCCCCGGGCGAAACTGTGAAGATTCGTTCCAGCTACAACCTGGCGGGCACCAACTTCACTCCAGCTGAGGTGGCAAGGGAAATACAAAAGCACATCCCCGAATTTAAGATAACGTATCAACCGGATTTCCGCCAGCAGATCGCTGCGTCCTGGCCCGAGAGCATCGACGATGGCTATGCGCGGGAAGACTGGGGCTGGGCGCCGGAGTTTGGCCTTGCGGAAATAGCTTCGGATATGCTGGAACATTTGCGGGAGTATTATCAGGCCACTATATCTTAG
- a CDS encoding PorT family protein, translating to MKKTFFLLLLACASLTGSAQVKLGLKLGLSSTQINANEVDVTDPNGVDFLKINLDEARFGIHAGVVIQAQLGAFLLQPELLFNSNRVDYRVEDLSGPVAETFIRTEKYQYLDIPVLIGLRAKPFRFHVGPEAHIFINSSSELSDFDGYEQKFDQATFGWIAGLGLDVWNLMLDIRYEGNFSKFGDHITFNGRQFAFDNSPARILVSVGLLFGK from the coding sequence ATGAAAAAGACATTCTTTCTTCTTTTACTAGCATGCGCTTCCCTGACGGGATCCGCACAGGTGAAGCTCGGCCTGAAACTGGGATTAAGCAGTACACAGATCAATGCAAACGAGGTGGACGTTACCGATCCTAACGGGGTCGATTTTTTGAAAATCAACCTCGACGAAGCCCGCTTTGGCATTCACGCCGGAGTGGTCATACAAGCCCAACTGGGCGCCTTTTTGCTGCAGCCCGAACTGCTGTTCAACTCCAACCGGGTGGATTACCGGGTGGAAGACCTCAGCGGTCCGGTGGCGGAGACGTTCATCCGGACAGAAAAGTACCAGTACCTGGATATCCCGGTCCTGATCGGCCTGCGGGCAAAACCATTTCGCTTTCACGTTGGGCCGGAAGCCCACATTTTTATCAACAGCAGCTCGGAATTGTCCGATTTCGACGGCTATGAACAGAAGTTCGACCAGGCTACTTTCGGCTGGATCGCCGGCCTGGGCCTGGATGTGTGGAACCTCATGCTGGACATCCGCTACGAAGGCAACTTCTCCAAATTCGGCGACCACATCACCTTCAACGGCCGGCAATTTGCCTTCGACAACAGCCCCGCCCGTATCCTGGTTTCTGTGGGACTGCTGTTTGGAAAATAA
- the kbl gene encoding glycine C-acetyltransferase: protein MYKTVEPALEKELQEIREAGLFKEERIITTPQSAAIKTQSTGEVLNFCANNYLGLSSHPEVIKAAKAAIDTHGFGMSSVRFICGTQDIHKELEGKIAGFLGMEDAILYAAAFDANGGLFEPLLGAEDAIISDELNHASIIDGVRLCKARRFRYKHSDMADLETQLKEAQSARRRMIATDGVFSMDGDIARLDKICDLAEKYDAMVMVDDCHATGFIGKTGRGTHEFHNVMGRVDIITGTFGKAMGGASGGFTASKKEVVDMLRQRSRPYLFSNTLAPAIAGASIKVIDLLSISTGLRDKLEENTKYFREKMTAAGFDILPGETPIVPIMLYDAKLSQQVANRLLEEGIYVIGFFFPVVPQGKARIRTQISAGHEREHLDKAIAAFTKVGKELGVLK from the coding sequence ATGTACAAAACCGTAGAACCAGCACTCGAAAAAGAACTGCAGGAAATCCGCGAGGCGGGCCTGTTTAAGGAAGAACGCATCATTACCACCCCTCAGTCGGCAGCCATAAAAACCCAGAGTACCGGGGAAGTGCTCAACTTTTGCGCCAACAACTACCTGGGGCTGTCTTCTCATCCTGAGGTGATCAAAGCGGCTAAAGCGGCCATCGACACCCACGGGTTCGGCATGTCTTCTGTCCGCTTTATATGTGGCACCCAGGACATTCACAAAGAACTGGAGGGAAAAATAGCTGGCTTCCTGGGCATGGAAGACGCCATTCTTTACGCCGCCGCCTTCGACGCCAACGGAGGCTTATTCGAGCCGTTGCTTGGCGCCGAAGATGCCATCATCTCCGACGAACTCAACCACGCCTCCATCATCGACGGCGTCCGCCTCTGCAAAGCCCGGCGCTTCCGCTACAAGCACAGCGACATGGCCGACCTGGAAACCCAGCTTAAAGAAGCTCAAAGCGCCCGCCGCCGCATGATCGCCACCGATGGCGTCTTCTCCATGGACGGCGACATCGCCCGCCTGGATAAGATTTGCGATCTGGCGGAAAAATACGACGCCATGGTCATGGTGGACGATTGCCACGCCACCGGCTTCATCGGCAAGACAGGACGGGGCACCCACGAGTTCCACAACGTGATGGGCCGGGTGGATATCATCACCGGCACCTTCGGAAAGGCCATGGGCGGCGCTTCCGGCGGGTTTACCGCCTCCAAAAAAGAGGTCGTCGATATGCTGCGGCAGCGCTCGCGGCCCTACCTGTTTTCCAATACCCTGGCGCCGGCCATCGCAGGCGCCTCCATTAAGGTGATCGACCTGCTGAGCATAAGCACGGGCCTGAGAGACAAACTGGAAGAAAATACTAAATACTTCCGCGAGAAGATGACGGCCGCCGGCTTCGATATTTTGCCGGGGGAAACGCCCATCGTGCCCATCATGCTCTACGACGCCAAATTGTCCCAGCAAGTCGCCAACCGGCTGCTGGAGGAGGGCATTTACGTCATCGGCTTTTTCTTCCCGGTGGTGCCCCAGGGCAAGGCCCGCATTCGCACCCAGATCAGCGCCGGCCACGAACGAGAGCACCTGGATAAGGCGATTGCGGCATTTACGAAGGTGGGCAAGGAGTTGGGGGTGTTGAAATAA
- a CDS encoding YihA family ribosome biogenesis GTP-binding protein, giving the protein MDVHNTAFAGSYPTESQCPADGKPEYAFIGRSNVGKSSLVNMLTGRKNIAHTSRTPGKTQLINFFLADGQWYLVDLPGYGYARISKRKRREWRRMIEGYLQKRQALQCAFILVDANVPPQQNDIEFINWLGEARIPFVIVYTKTDRLKPEELESNISAIQQALLQYWQELPQQFITSSVKGEGRDEILQFINEVNERYFNFHQL; this is encoded by the coding sequence ATGGATGTTCATAATACGGCTTTTGCCGGAAGTTACCCAACGGAATCCCAATGCCCGGCAGATGGAAAGCCGGAATATGCCTTTATCGGGCGGTCGAATGTAGGAAAATCCTCCCTGGTCAATATGCTGACCGGGAGGAAAAATATAGCACATACCTCCCGCACGCCTGGCAAGACCCAGCTGATCAATTTTTTTCTCGCCGATGGCCAGTGGTATCTGGTCGACCTGCCGGGCTATGGCTACGCTCGAATCTCCAAACGCAAGCGCCGGGAATGGAGGAGGATGATAGAAGGCTATTTGCAGAAGCGGCAGGCGCTGCAATGTGCTTTTATTCTAGTGGACGCCAATGTCCCTCCTCAGCAAAATGATATAGAGTTCATCAACTGGCTGGGCGAGGCCCGGATTCCTTTTGTCATTGTTTACACCAAAACCGACCGGCTCAAGCCGGAGGAGCTGGAAAGCAACATCAGCGCCATCCAACAGGCGCTTCTCCAATATTGGCAGGAATTGCCGCAGCAGTTCATCACCTCTTCGGTAAAGGGGGAGGGCAGGGATGAGATCCTGCAATTCATCAATGAAGTGAACGAGCGTTATTTTAATTTCCATCAGCTATGA